One Mycobacterium sp. SMC-4 DNA window includes the following coding sequences:
- a CDS encoding AMP-binding protein — translation MNLFSVLDQAAARHGDRGAVYHGQRQVHTWSSVRERALRLAASITALGPGARIAVASANCPQIVELMFAIWAAECVFVPINYKLHPREMKQILDDADVAQVFASDEIAAHLAPVTAVPIEVIGSADYQQRCTTAPLEPPRNTDPALLAWLFYTSGTTGRSKGAMLSHRNLMAMTVAHLADFDSPDENCSLVHGAPMSHGSGLYVPPYVLRAARQVVPASGGFDPQEFLDLCEHHPGCSAFLAPTMVARLVQTGRPKPANLVTVVYGGGPMYVESLKKAMAAFGPIFVQLYGQGEAPMTITGLRRADHLDATDAVLGSVGYPRSGVDVAVLGADGRPAPVGGIGEIVCRGDVVMSGYWRNPSATEATLRDGWLHTGDMGSFDANGYLTLRDRSKDVVISGGSNIYPREVEEVLLEHPGVLEAGVVGAPDQEWGEVVVAFVVGAVTADELDTHLLERIARFKRPKRYEFVDELPKNSYGKVLKRDLRARLT, via the coding sequence GTGAACCTGTTCAGCGTGCTCGACCAGGCCGCGGCCCGCCACGGTGATCGCGGCGCGGTCTATCACGGGCAGCGCCAGGTCCATACCTGGTCCTCGGTCCGCGAGCGAGCGCTGCGGTTGGCCGCGTCGATCACCGCGCTGGGACCCGGCGCGCGGATCGCGGTGGCCAGTGCGAACTGTCCGCAGATCGTCGAGCTGATGTTCGCAATCTGGGCCGCCGAGTGCGTCTTCGTCCCGATCAACTACAAGCTGCACCCGCGGGAGATGAAGCAGATCCTCGACGACGCCGACGTGGCGCAGGTGTTCGCCTCAGACGAGATCGCCGCACACCTGGCCCCGGTGACGGCGGTGCCGATCGAGGTGATCGGTAGCGCCGACTACCAACAACGCTGCACCACAGCGCCGCTGGAGCCACCGCGGAACACCGATCCGGCGCTGCTGGCCTGGCTGTTCTACACCAGCGGCACCACCGGTCGGTCCAAAGGCGCGATGCTCTCGCATCGCAACCTGATGGCGATGACGGTGGCGCACCTGGCTGACTTCGACTCCCCCGACGAGAACTGCAGCCTGGTCCACGGTGCCCCGATGTCGCACGGCTCCGGGCTGTACGTGCCGCCGTACGTGCTGCGCGCCGCACGGCAGGTGGTGCCGGCTTCCGGCGGTTTCGACCCGCAGGAGTTCCTCGATCTGTGCGAGCACCACCCCGGGTGCAGTGCGTTTCTGGCGCCCACCATGGTGGCGCGGCTGGTGCAGACCGGGCGACCCAAGCCGGCGAATCTGGTGACGGTCGTCTACGGCGGTGGTCCGATGTATGTCGAGAGCCTGAAGAAGGCGATGGCCGCGTTCGGCCCGATCTTTGTGCAGCTCTACGGCCAAGGCGAAGCGCCGATGACGATCACCGGCCTGCGCCGTGCCGATCATCTCGACGCGACCGACGCGGTGCTCGGCTCGGTGGGCTACCCACGCTCGGGCGTCGACGTCGCGGTGCTCGGCGCCGACGGCCGGCCGGCCCCGGTCGGCGGCATCGGGGAGATCGTCTGCCGCGGCGATGTGGTGATGTCGGGCTACTGGCGCAACCCGTCGGCGACCGAGGCCACGCTGCGGGACGGCTGGCTGCACACCGGGGACATGGGCTCCTTCGACGCGAACGGCTACCTGACACTGCGGGACCGCTCCAAGGACGTGGTGATCAGTGGCGGATCCAACATCTACCCGCGCGAAGTGGAGGAGGTCCTGCTCGAACATCCCGGTGTGCTCGAGGCAGGCGTGGTCGGCGCGCCCGACCAGGAGTGGGGTGAGGTGGTCGTGGCGTTCGTCGTCGGCGCGGTGACGGCCGACGAACTGGACACGCACCTGCTCGAACGCATCGCCCGGTTCAAGCGGCCCAAGCGCTACGAGTTCGTCGACGAACTGCCGAAGAACAGCTACGGCAAGGTCCTCAAACGCGATCTGCGGGCGCGCCTGACCTGA
- a CDS encoding dihydrodipicolinate reductase, producing MRRVVQFSTGNVGKHSLKALIGRPDVELVGVHAAGPDKIGRDAAQLCGLTEPTGVIATDDIGALIALRPDCVVYTALGETRPMEAIEQMTQLLAAGVNVVGTSMVWLVTPHQADAWLRDPLEKACAEGNSSLYVNGIDPGYSSDTAVFSALSLATRAESITVQEIFDYGNYDDYEYTGTSMGFGTAPGDPAPMAFQPGVIVSIFGGLVRNIAGHLNIELDDVRQRFEPWYTDQRIECRMTTVEPGQLAAVRFAAEGVIGDGPVITVEHINRLTAAAAPQWEFPPDGMTGVHKVIVEGEPRVEVSTHLSHPILDVTEAGCVSTAARAVNAIDWVCRAPAGLVALDDIPPTEMIRGVMW from the coding sequence ATGCGCAGAGTAGTGCAATTCTCGACGGGAAACGTCGGCAAACATTCGTTGAAGGCCCTGATCGGCCGTCCGGATGTGGAGCTGGTGGGTGTGCACGCGGCGGGTCCGGACAAAATCGGCCGAGACGCAGCGCAACTGTGCGGGCTCACCGAACCGACCGGAGTCATCGCCACCGACGACATCGGCGCGTTGATCGCACTGCGTCCGGACTGCGTGGTGTACACCGCGCTCGGTGAGACGAGGCCGATGGAGGCGATCGAGCAGATGACACAGCTGCTGGCGGCAGGTGTGAACGTCGTTGGCACGTCAATGGTCTGGCTGGTGACACCACACCAGGCCGATGCCTGGCTACGAGACCCGCTCGAAAAGGCTTGTGCAGAAGGCAACTCCTCGCTCTACGTCAACGGTATCGACCCCGGCTACTCCAGTGACACTGCAGTCTTCTCGGCGCTGAGCCTGGCCACCCGCGCCGAGTCGATCACCGTCCAGGAAATCTTCGACTACGGGAACTACGACGACTACGAATACACCGGAACGTCAATGGGATTCGGCACGGCACCGGGTGATCCAGCCCCGATGGCATTTCAGCCCGGAGTCATCGTGTCGATCTTCGGCGGACTGGTCCGCAACATCGCCGGCCACCTCAACATCGAGCTCGACGACGTCCGGCAGCGGTTCGAGCCGTGGTACACCGATCAGCGCATCGAGTGCCGGATGACCACGGTCGAGCCGGGGCAGCTGGCCGCGGTCCGGTTCGCTGCCGAAGGGGTGATCGGAGACGGCCCGGTCATCACCGTCGAACACATCAACAGGTTGACCGCAGCAGCTGCCCCGCAGTGGGAGTTCCCGCCCGACGGGATGACCGGGGTCCACAAGGTCATCGTCGAAGGCGAGCCGCGGGTCGAGGTGAGCACACACCTGTCGCACCCGATTCTCGACGTCACCGAAGCCGGCTGTGTCTCGACGGCTGCGCGCGCCGTCAACGCCATCGACTGGGTGTGCCGCGCACCGGCCGGCCTGGTCGCCCTGGACGACATCCCGCCGACGGAGATGATCCGCGGCGTGATGTGGTGA
- a CDS encoding SDR family NAD(P)-dependent oxidoreductase has translation MALEQFDLQGQVAIVTGAGKGVGQGIARVLAEAGATVIGTARTESDIVATLSGIEATGGKGVAVVADAMSRPDGERVVATAMEQFGRIDILVNNVGGSTYARFLDITDEDFRHTFDWCVTSAFIMSQLVARHMIEAGHGSIINISSGSARFGIRALTAYCTAKGGLEALTRAMAQELAPKIRVNAIALGSFATDGLQSSLDLMPGSLDKMMESTPLHRLGDVADLGRLCVYLSTRDCYATNAIFHVDGGIDSNNSPLPIPDY, from the coding sequence ATGGCTCTCGAGCAATTCGATCTGCAGGGGCAGGTCGCGATCGTCACCGGCGCCGGCAAGGGCGTCGGCCAGGGCATCGCGCGCGTCCTCGCCGAGGCCGGCGCGACGGTCATCGGCACGGCCCGGACGGAATCAGACATCGTGGCGACCCTCTCGGGTATCGAGGCAACAGGTGGCAAGGGCGTGGCCGTGGTCGCCGACGCCATGAGTCGACCGGACGGAGAGCGCGTCGTCGCCACCGCGATGGAACAGTTCGGCCGGATCGACATCCTGGTCAACAACGTCGGTGGCTCGACCTACGCGAGGTTCCTCGACATCACCGACGAAGACTTCCGGCACACCTTCGACTGGTGTGTCACCTCGGCCTTCATCATGAGCCAGCTTGTGGCGCGGCACATGATCGAGGCCGGCCACGGATCGATCATCAACATCTCCTCGGGATCAGCGCGTTTCGGCATCCGTGCGCTGACGGCCTATTGCACGGCCAAAGGGGGATTGGAGGCGCTGACCCGGGCGATGGCCCAGGAATTGGCGCCCAAGATCCGGGTGAACGCGATCGCGCTCGGGTCCTTCGCCACTGACGGGCTGCAGAGCAGCCTGGACCTGATGCCCGGGTCGCTGGACAAGATGATGGAGAGCACTCCGCTGCATCGCCTCGGCGATGTCGCGGATCTGGGGCGCCTGTGCGTGTATCTGTCCACTCGCGACTGTTACGCGACCAATGCGATCTTCCACGTCGACGGCGGCATCGACTCCAACAATTCGCCATTGCCCATTCCCGACTACTGA
- a CDS encoding TetR/AcrR family transcriptional regulator has product MALVDRPSARDIRRLQTRERLFGAAVAEFSRTGLAAADVHAIVTAAGVAHGTFFFHFPTKEHVLLELERREEQRIAKELTRFTSTKRTLAATFAESIRLVRGLERRLGAVLFKDFLALHFSPTRPPIDESAHHPVIVAVAEEVDNSRALGHVDPDVNALNTAVFFLLGLYALLTTTHEWPGQQMMLDDYVHRTLRSIGAETD; this is encoded by the coding sequence ATGGCACTGGTGGACAGGCCTTCCGCGCGGGATATCCGACGCCTACAGACCCGAGAACGGTTGTTCGGCGCGGCCGTGGCCGAGTTCTCTCGAACGGGTTTGGCTGCCGCCGACGTTCACGCGATCGTGACGGCGGCCGGCGTTGCGCACGGTACATTCTTCTTCCACTTCCCCACCAAAGAGCATGTGTTGCTCGAGCTGGAACGGCGCGAAGAGCAGCGCATCGCCAAAGAGCTGACCCGCTTCACCTCGACGAAACGGACCCTCGCCGCGACGTTCGCCGAATCGATCCGCCTGGTTCGTGGACTCGAGCGACGTCTCGGCGCTGTGTTGTTCAAAGACTTTCTTGCGCTGCATTTCTCTCCGACACGCCCACCGATCGACGAAAGCGCACACCATCCGGTGATCGTCGCGGTCGCCGAGGAAGTCGACAACTCGAGAGCACTCGGCCATGTCGACCCCGACGTCAATGCGCTGAACACCGCCGTGTTCTTCCTGCTCGGGCTCTACGCGCTGCTGACCACGACCCACGAGTGGCCGGGCCAGCAGATGATGCTCGACGACTACGTGCACCGAACTCTTCGCAGCATCGGCGCCGAAACGGATTGA
- a CDS encoding nitric oxide reductase activation protein NorD, whose protein sequence is MSELSDAHALVIERSCSLTALVLSEGRRTGARLVSGQHRAFGLSSMLDTVHVPYPVTHREWTRRTLTCGIALQCSPSKDRLTDYRLNELSGRELSALVLVEAAVALGWVADNWPGLLPEIRRLLPELDSAPADLDAKDILNRAVTMARTKQTFVIDPLLGSLPRAYTMPQGLSDKLRRSFGRLPWTTNQKRAPQPHSVPAGGDGGVRNPNLPPPSRPQDNDLDITPDHRPGIPYPEWNSWNESFMPNHVAVIERAHSSSFAPPRPIAVDIRKWFEKNTHRAMMNRLEDGSDIDIDQYVGHYIDVITGEAAEPRIFRELLPASRDVTTALLLDGSSSLGVHGGSIFKLELACADALSRAMTAARERHGIFTFTGNTRHRVEVTCLKDFTDRRFVPPGSLGLATGGYTRLGAPLRHMTSRLLAQPSERRLLIIIGDGLISDEGYEGRYAWADAAHAVEEANDAGVSIYYVGVGPTRVDPLPEVFGPRRSQRIRRVEDLPRVLAHVHRELVSA, encoded by the coding sequence TTGTCCGAACTCTCCGATGCGCATGCGCTGGTCATCGAGCGCAGCTGCTCGTTGACCGCCCTGGTACTGAGCGAGGGCCGTCGCACGGGTGCCCGTCTGGTCAGCGGGCAGCACCGTGCCTTCGGTCTGAGTTCGATGCTCGACACCGTGCATGTCCCCTACCCGGTGACACACCGCGAGTGGACCCGCCGGACGCTGACATGCGGGATCGCCCTTCAATGTTCGCCCTCCAAGGACCGGCTCACCGACTATCGGCTCAATGAGCTGTCCGGGCGTGAGTTGAGTGCGCTTGTGCTCGTCGAGGCCGCCGTCGCCCTCGGTTGGGTGGCCGACAACTGGCCGGGTCTGCTCCCCGAGATTCGACGTCTGCTCCCCGAGCTGGACAGCGCACCGGCCGACCTGGACGCCAAGGACATACTCAATCGCGCCGTCACGATGGCTCGCACGAAGCAGACCTTCGTCATCGACCCCCTCCTGGGTAGCTTGCCGCGGGCATACACGATGCCTCAGGGCCTGTCCGACAAGCTGCGCCGCTCATTCGGGCGCCTGCCCTGGACGACGAATCAGAAGCGGGCACCGCAGCCGCATTCCGTCCCCGCCGGCGGTGACGGCGGCGTGCGCAATCCCAACCTGCCGCCACCGAGCCGCCCACAGGACAACGATCTCGACATCACTCCGGACCACCGCCCCGGTATCCCGTATCCGGAGTGGAACTCGTGGAACGAGAGCTTCATGCCCAACCATGTCGCCGTGATCGAGCGAGCGCACAGCAGTAGTTTCGCGCCACCCCGCCCCATTGCCGTCGACATCCGCAAGTGGTTCGAGAAGAACACCCACCGCGCGATGATGAACCGGCTGGAAGACGGATCCGACATCGACATCGACCAGTACGTCGGTCATTACATCGACGTGATCACCGGCGAGGCGGCCGAACCGAGAATCTTCCGCGAGCTGCTGCCCGCCAGCCGTGACGTGACGACGGCGCTGCTCCTCGACGGTAGCTCGTCGCTCGGGGTGCACGGAGGCTCGATCTTCAAGCTCGAACTGGCCTGCGCCGACGCGCTGTCGCGCGCCATGACCGCCGCCCGGGAGCGGCACGGCATCTTCACCTTCACCGGCAACACCCGCCATCGCGTCGAGGTCACCTGCCTCAAGGACTTCACCGATCGCCGGTTCGTCCCCCCCGGAAGCCTGGGTCTGGCGACCGGCGGATACACCCGGCTCGGTGCGCCGCTGCGCCACATGACCAGCCGCCTGCTCGCCCAGCCGAGCGAGCGACGGCTCTTGATCATCATCGGCGACGGACTGATCTCCGATGAGGGTTACGAGGGGCGATACGCGTGGGCCGACGCCGCTCACGCCGTCGAGGAGGCCAACGACGCCGGCGTCTCCATCTACTACGTCGGCGTCGGCCCCACCCGGGTCGACCCCCTTCCCGAAGTCTTCGGGCCACGACGATCTCAGCGGATCCGCCGCGTCGAAGACCTGCCCCGGGTACTGGCCCACGTCCACAGAGAGCTGGTGAGCGCATGA
- a CDS encoding CbbQ/NirQ/NorQ/GpvN family protein, with translation MTYNHDYFANGNEVQLFEQAYRQRLPVMLTGPTGCGKTRLVEHMGTLLGRPVVTISCHDDLTSSDLVGRFIVTGGDVTWTDGPLTRAVKAGAICYLDEVVEARHDSLAVLHSLTDHRRTLYLDRAGEVVQAPETFMLVASYNPAYRSSLKELKPSFRQRFVTLPMHYLPPEREAEVIVAEAGVGLPTAQRLVRCATAVRTADEAFHFEPPSTRVLVTAAQLIAAGATELEAAQACVLAPLSSDGAVSEGLQEVAAAALTISDSPNPHR, from the coding sequence ATGACGTACAACCACGACTACTTCGCGAACGGCAATGAAGTTCAGCTGTTCGAACAGGCCTATCGACAGCGACTGCCGGTGATGCTCACCGGGCCCACCGGCTGCGGAAAGACCCGGCTGGTCGAGCACATGGGCACCCTGTTGGGCCGCCCCGTGGTGACCATCAGCTGCCACGATGATCTGACCAGCTCCGATCTGGTGGGCCGGTTCATCGTCACCGGTGGTGACGTCACCTGGACCGACGGGCCACTCACCCGGGCGGTCAAAGCCGGCGCAATCTGCTATCTCGACGAAGTCGTAGAAGCCCGGCATGACTCGCTGGCCGTGCTGCATTCCCTGACCGACCACCGACGCACCCTCTATCTCGATCGGGCGGGTGAAGTCGTGCAGGCACCGGAAACGTTCATGCTCGTCGCGTCGTACAACCCGGCGTATCGCAGCTCGCTCAAGGAGCTCAAACCGTCGTTTCGGCAGCGCTTCGTCACGCTGCCGATGCATTACCTTCCCCCTGAGCGTGAAGCCGAGGTGATCGTCGCCGAGGCGGGCGTCGGGTTGCCGACCGCGCAACGGCTGGTCCGGTGCGCCACGGCGGTCCGAACGGCCGACGAGGCGTTCCACTTCGAGCCGCCCTCGACCCGGGTTCTGGTCACCGCGGCACAGCTGATCGCCGCTGGTGCCACCGAACTGGAGGCCGCGCAGGCCTGTGTGTTGGCACCGCTATCGAGCGATGGCGCCGTCTCCGAGGGTCTGCAAGAGGTCGCGGCGGCCGCTCTCACCATTTCCGACAGCCCGAATCCACACCGCTAG
- a CDS encoding dihydrodipicolinate reductase: protein MTYRVVQWTTGNVGKKSVHAVAANSELELVGCYAWSADKVGVDVGELCGVAPLGVRATDDVEALLALHPDCVVYNPMFADVDDLVRILERGINVVTTSEFINGRGLGPDRQRLLDAGHRGGATIFGSGINPGFIQLFAIVTAGLSDRVDKISILESFDTTIYDSPATEIPMGFGYSVDDPTLPAVTEKGSAIFREAVLLVADALGVALDEVRCAAEYAETTEDLPLPGDWIIEKGCVAGIDVRWSGIVDGREVIEIRGVWTKGQSLQPPWSTAFGYTVTVHGRPTITSTLRFEPPPDFVAESIEDFVMLGLTITAMPAITAIPVVVAAPPGIATYTDLPLLLPRGVLNTTS from the coding sequence GTGACCTACCGGGTCGTGCAGTGGACCACCGGCAATGTGGGCAAGAAGTCGGTGCACGCCGTTGCGGCCAACTCCGAGCTGGAACTCGTCGGATGTTATGCCTGGTCCGCCGACAAGGTCGGCGTCGACGTGGGTGAACTGTGCGGTGTCGCGCCGCTGGGGGTGCGCGCCACCGACGATGTCGAGGCGCTGCTGGCACTGCATCCCGACTGCGTCGTGTACAACCCGATGTTCGCCGATGTCGACGATCTGGTGCGCATCCTCGAGCGCGGCATCAACGTGGTGACCACATCGGAGTTCATCAACGGCCGGGGGCTGGGCCCCGATCGGCAACGTCTGCTCGACGCCGGCCACCGCGGCGGTGCGACGATCTTCGGCAGCGGCATCAATCCCGGTTTCATCCAGTTGTTCGCGATCGTCACCGCCGGCCTCTCCGACCGAGTTGACAAGATCAGCATCCTGGAATCCTTCGACACCACCATCTACGACTCACCTGCCACCGAGATCCCGATGGGTTTCGGCTATTCGGTCGACGACCCCACGCTGCCCGCCGTCACCGAGAAGGGGTCCGCGATCTTCCGGGAGGCGGTGCTGCTGGTCGCCGATGCCCTCGGCGTCGCACTCGACGAGGTTCGCTGCGCCGCCGAATACGCAGAAACCACCGAGGATCTACCACTGCCCGGCGACTGGATCATCGAAAAGGGTTGCGTCGCCGGCATCGACGTACGGTGGAGCGGCATCGTCGACGGTCGTGAGGTCATCGAGATCCGCGGCGTGTGGACCAAGGGCCAAAGTCTTCAACCGCCATGGTCGACGGCGTTCGGGTACACCGTCACCGTGCACGGCCGTCCCACCATCACCAGCACGCTGCGCTTCGAGCCGCCTCCCGACTTCGTCGCCGAATCGATCGAGGACTTCGTCATGCTCGGCTTGACCATCACGGCCATGCCCGCCATCACCGCCATCCCCGTGGTCGTCGCGGCACCACCGGGCATCGCGACCTACACCGACCTCCCCCTGTTGCTCCCCCGCGGAGTTCTGAACACCACCAGCTGA
- a CDS encoding dihydrodipicolinate reductase has translation MHDKTYRVIQWMTGDVGQAGLRHFIDNSVYELVAVLVHNKDKVGRDAGELVGVAPVGLAATDDVEAVIATEADCVLYTPVIMDVDTVCRLLQSGKNVVTTSGFFHPSPDFAEPGQSIRVACEEGGTSFHGGGIHPGYAGDILPLTLARVMSRVDSINVYEVVNILEDAPIDHVDWMGFGKDKDKFLAEPTILGLGLPFFAQSMHMIADGLGVTIDEVTAAEIAVATAAQDIPHEGGVIPAGTVAAQRHEWTAWVGGQPLIVFHAIYVSAPPEQLEPPWNWGNTRYEIVIDGDPPTEMTLQGVRRPDGTIDHPGYTWTAMGAVNAIPDVCDAAPGWVTHHDLGMVRPRGLVRT, from the coding sequence GTGCACGACAAGACCTATCGCGTCATCCAATGGATGACAGGCGACGTCGGCCAGGCAGGACTGCGACACTTCATCGACAATTCCGTCTACGAACTCGTCGCCGTGCTGGTCCACAACAAGGACAAGGTGGGCAGGGACGCCGGTGAACTCGTCGGCGTCGCACCGGTCGGCCTGGCCGCCACCGACGACGTCGAGGCGGTCATCGCGACCGAGGCCGACTGCGTGCTCTACACGCCGGTGATCATGGACGTCGACACCGTGTGCCGACTTCTGCAGTCAGGCAAGAACGTCGTCACCACGAGCGGGTTCTTTCATCCCTCACCGGACTTCGCGGAGCCTGGACAGTCGATCCGCGTCGCATGCGAAGAAGGTGGCACCTCTTTTCACGGGGGAGGCATCCACCCGGGATACGCGGGCGATATCCTGCCGCTCACACTTGCCCGGGTGATGAGTCGGGTCGACTCCATCAACGTCTACGAGGTGGTCAACATCCTCGAAGACGCGCCGATCGACCACGTCGACTGGATGGGCTTCGGCAAAGACAAGGACAAATTTCTCGCCGAGCCGACGATCCTGGGTCTCGGTCTGCCGTTCTTTGCCCAGTCGATGCACATGATCGCCGACGGCCTGGGCGTCACCATCGATGAAGTGACTGCCGCCGAAATAGCGGTAGCGACGGCGGCACAGGACATCCCCCACGAGGGAGGTGTGATCCCGGCCGGTACGGTCGCCGCACAACGGCACGAGTGGACGGCGTGGGTCGGCGGTCAGCCGCTCATCGTCTTTCACGCGATATACGTGAGCGCCCCGCCGGAACAGCTGGAGCCACCCTGGAACTGGGGCAACACTAGGTACGAGATCGTCATCGACGGAGACCCACCGACCGAAATGACATTGCAGGGCGTGCGACGACCGGACGGGACCATCGACCACCCGGGGTACACCTGGACGGCGATGGGCGCCGTCAACGCGATCCCCGACGTCTGTGACGCGGCGCCCGGGTGGGTGACCCACCACGACCTCGGGATGGTCCGACCCCGCGGTCTGGTGCGAACATGA